A genomic segment from Acyrthosiphon pisum isolate AL4f chromosome A3, pea_aphid_22Mar2018_4r6ur, whole genome shotgun sequence encodes:
- the LOC100168173 gene encoding integrator complex subunit 13, with protein sequence MSLMDQLFPANHKTTFVVDHTPYFGLASNSHIKMDFTKRPSGGIPPAPIFKSMWTCSIEAVLEYCRIVWDLFPEGKLIRVISSDMQSRTLNNWSSSQQNVNYMLHHLSSLGPPAKLVPNPNRDYSVVYGFRTAAEAMIECTTAQMDQAAKKNNIEVQNKCRTVIITSARDNPSIDNLMSMFHNEIIKSNKYVSQPNSMSINHCHLVIINTYPDSITCEVTDRPPHPISPMLDLEVHSIPASKIGIKISNLLLKHYNLASTTVTGIPMKEEQNASSSANYDVEIYHAATAHTTILNANVADAKAVVAKKEGADYETIKLKWCTPRANNNLPDIHSCTTLHRITPVDINSRPSACLITFLLNGRSVLLEMIKQGGGKSMSHVLKSYNGEIYIHTVSSGRTVLEDPPAISEGPGGKVTQYRVADFGTFMKLNLLQPTKRKQTEDKNYIDDAKEKLKKQTAYWPLITSSTIIFNLKQYTEPMLSLMVKDNISDQEVMNCKQCIYSLMAAESKNEHLITPSLSNPRKIMKKDDQYKSMWAELETFLKSNLYTENHCKVLQCLFECRGKLDEEKIIEKTLMRFKKSLADRPSVIRATTDSPMSPPLTQQTGIKHNIAHKAVAADPNSVMYLQIVQDQDNRRVNPPSRPQFAGRLKSIQKRNGNLFAKLYQHIDDDTDAKGAK encoded by the exons aTGAGCCTAATGGATCAACTTTTTCCAGCAAATCATAAAACCACATTTGTGGTGGACCACACTCCATACTTCGGATTGGCTAGTAACTCGCATATCAAAATGGACTTCACTAAACGGCCATCTGGAGGGATACCACCCGCACCCATATTCAAATCAATGTGGACGTGTAGCATTGAAGCTGTACTCGAATACTGCCGTATCGTCTGGGATCTATTTCCAGAAGGAAAACTTATACGTGTTATTAGTAGTGACATGCAATCTCGCACTTTGAATAATTGGTCATCTAGTCAACAAAATGTTAACTATATGCTGCATCATTTATCATCTTTAGGGCCACCCGCAAAACTTGTACCAAATCCAAATCGAGACTACAGTGTAGTGTACGGATTTCGTACTGCAGCCGAAGCGATGATTGAATGTACTACAGCGCAAATGGATCAGGCggctaagaaaaataatattgaagttcaaaacaa ATGCAGAACAGTTATTATCACATCAGCCAGGGACAACCCATCAATAGATAATCTCATGTCCATGTTTCATAATGAAATTATCAAAAGCAACAAATATGTATCTCAACCTAATTCAATGTCTATTAATCACTGTCACTTAGTTATAATTAACACTTATCCGGATTCCATAACATGTGAAGTCACTGATCGGCCACCTCATCCCATATCACCAATGCTAGATTTGGAAGTGCATTCAATTCCTGCATCCAAAATTGGTATTAAGATATCaaatcttttattaaaacacTACAATCTAGCTAGTACAACAGTTACCGGTATTCCTATGAAGGAAGAACAAAATGCCAGTTCATCAGCAAATTATGATGTAGAAATATACCATGCAGCTACTGCACatacaactattttaaatgCAAATGTAGCTGATGCCAAAGCAGTGGTTGCAAAAAAAGAAGGAGCGGACTATGagacaattaaattaaaatggtgTACGCCTAGGGCAAATAACAATTTGCCAGATATTCACAGTTGTACGACGCTACATAGAATCACTCCAGTTGATATAAACAGTAGACCGAGCGCttgtttaataacgtttttattgAATGGTCGATCAGTTTTACTCGAGATGATTAAACAAGGTGGTGGTAAAAGCATGTCACatgttttaaaatcatataatggtgaaatatatatacacacagtaTCGTCTGGTCGCACAGTACTTGAAGATCCACCAGCCATCAGTGAAGGCCCTGGAGGTAAAGTAACTCAGTACAGAGTAGCTGATTTTGGTACTTTTATGAAGTTAAATTTACTGCAAccaacaaaaagaaaacaaacagaagataaaaactatattgacgatgcaaaagaaaaattgaaaaaacaaacTGCATATTGGCCATTAATTACATCatcaactataatttttaatttgaaacaataCACTGAACCAATGTTGTCATTAATGGTTAAAGATAACATTAGTGATCAGGAAGTAATGAATTGCAAACAATGTATTTATTCTTTGATGGCTGCTGAATCAAAGAATGAACACCTCATTACACCCAGTCTATCAAATCCacgaaaaattatgaaaaaagatGACCAATACAAGTCTATGTGGGCAGAGTTGGAAACATTCTTAAAATCAAACTTATACACTGAGAATCATTGTAAAGTGTTGCAATGTTTATTTGAATGTCGTGGTAAACTTGATGAAGAAAAAATCATTGAGAAAACTTTAATGCGTTTCAAAAAATCTTTAGCCGACAGACCAAGTGTAATACGAGCTACTACAGATTCGCCTATGTCTCCGCCATTAACTCAACAGACaggaataaaacataatatagctcATAAAGCTGTTGCTGCAGATCCAAACAGTGTTATGTATTTGCAAATAGTTCAGGATCAGGACAATCGTAGAGTTAACCCTCCTTCACGACCACAATTTGCTGGTAGATTAAAATCTATTCAAAAGAGAAATGGTAATTTATTTGCAAAACTTTATCAACATATAGACGACGACACAGATGCTAAGGGtgctaaataa